TAATATGGTAGCTATGATTGCAAATGAGGGGGTTGTTTACAAACCAAGAGTTGTGAATAGAATTTTGAATGGGAATACTAATGAAATTATTCTTGAAAATTCTCCTGAAATTCTAAGAAAAACAGATATTATTAGCAAGAATACTTTTAAGCTTGTAAAGAAGTATATGCGAAGTGTTATAACTTATGGCACGGCAAGAAATTCAGTCCTTACAAAAGCTGTAGAGGTTGGAGGAAAGACAGGTACGGGTCAAACTGGTATTACGGGACTTGAAAATAGTTCTTTTGTTGGTCTTGCTCCTTATGATGGTCCATCTGATGAACAAGTTGTTATTTTTAGTTTGGTTGAAGGACAAAGTAATGCAGATATGTGGCCTGCCAAATCTGTAGATTTGATGATGCAAGGTATCTTTGCTAAGCAAAGTTATAAGGATATCCTTAGAGAATATAGACCATGGTACATTAGATAAGTAGATGGCCGTTTTTAGAAAAAATTATGATTGCTTGACATTATTTAGTTTGGCGATGATATCTTGTGTTGGAGTTTTGCTTATATATTCTAGTGATTATACTTCTAGTGGTTCTTTAATAAAAGTTGAATATATTAAGCAAAGCATATGGATACTTGTTGGATTTTTTTTAATTTTTATAATAGGAAGATACAATCTTAAGATTCTTTATGGGATAACTTATCCTTTATATTTTTTATTGGTAGCTTCTTTGATTTTTACTGCCCTTTTTGGCGTTACTGTTAATGGAGCGAGATCTTGGATTGGCATTTGGAAATTAGGGGGGCAGCCTTCAGAATTTGGCAAAATTATTAGTATTTTGGCTCTTGCTAGGTTTTACAGTAGTCGGAGAGATTCTAACGATCTTTTTGTTTTTATTTTTGCTTTTATTTTAATTTCTCCTGTTATTTTGCTTGTATTTTTGCAGCCTGACTTTGGTACCGCTGTAGTTTACTTGATTGTATTTATATTTATTTCTTTTTTTGCTGGTATAGATTTATACTATATATTGTATTTTACTTTAACAGGCTTTTTTTCATTTTTTTTTGTAGTACTACCAGTTTGGTATGAATATAAGTCGGATATGGGCAATATATTATATTTAATTTTTTCAAATAATTTTTATTTTCAAATAGCTTTATTGGTATTAATTTTGGTATTTTTATCTTCCACTGTAGGTTTTTTCGTTTCAAAATACAATTTAAGTATTAGACTTGCTTATTTTTATATATTTTTTGTAAGTTCAATTTTACTAAGTTCGGCTTTTTTATCTAAATTGCTTTTAAAAGTAATGAAACCTTATCAAGTTAAAAGATTTTTAGTGTTTTTAGATCCAAATATCGATCTTAAAGGAGCTGGCTGGAATTTAAATCAAGTCAAAATTGCAATTGGCTCTGGTGGTGTTTTTGGCAAAGGCTTTTTAAAGGGTCCTTATACTCATGCAAATTATGTACCATCTCAGAGTACAGATTTTATTTTTTCAATCCTTGCCGAAGAATTTGGCTTTATAGGAGTTAGTACAGTTTTGATATTATTTTTCTTTATTTTCTTCAGGATCTTAATAATAATGAATAAAAGCAAAGATAGATATTTGTCCTTGATTTTATCTGGTATATTGGGTCTTTTATTTTTTCATACTTCTTTTAATATTGGGATGTCTTTGGGACTCTTGCCAATTACAGGAATACCTTTACCTTTCCTCTCTTACGGTGGGTCGTCTACTATTACTTTCTTTGTAGCTATGGCTCTTTATTTTAATATTGAGTCTATAGTAACCATGGATTAGGCAACTTTATTTATTAGTTCTTGTTATTTTATCTAATTTTTTTGTATATTTTAGTCAGGTATTTTATTGTTTATTTGTGAGCATTGTTAAAGTTTAAATGTATCTTGTGTATGTAAAGCTTAAAAGGTGTTATTATGAGTGAAGAGTTAGACAAAGATGGTATCCTTTATAGGAAGAGACATTCAGTTGCTCATGTTATGGCAGAAGCTGTACTTGAGTTATTTCCCAATACTAAGATTGCGATAGGTCCTCCAATTAAAGATGGGTTTTATTATGATTTTGACTTCGAAAAACATATTACGGAGGATGATCTTTTATCAATAGAGAAAAAGATGAAAGAGATTTTAAAGACTGGGAGTTCTTTTATAAGGGAAATGGTAACTAAAGAGCATGCCTTAACTCTTTTCAAAAATGAGCCTTACAAAATAGATTTAATTAAAGATCTTATTGAAGGTGAAATTTCAATATATAAAAGCCATAATTTTGTTGACCTTTGTAAGGGGCCGCATATTGATAATATGCGTAAAATTGATCCGAAGGCATTTAAGCTGACTAGTATTGCTGGTGCTTACTGGCGTGGCGATGAGAAGAATAAAATGCTTACCCGTATTTATGGAACTTTGTGGAACAATGAAAAAGAATTAAAGGAATATCTTAACTTACGAGAAGAGATAAAAAAGAGAGATCACAGAAAACTTGGGCGAGAGCTTGATTTGTTTTCTGTACATGAAGAGATAGGGCCTGGGCTCATATTTTTTCACCCTAATGGTGCTAGGATAAGAGCTTTGATAGAAGATTTTTGGAGAGAGGAACATTTTAAGAATGGCTATGATATTCTCTTCACACCTCATATTGGTAAATCTTGGCTTTGGGAAACCTCTGGGCACTTAGATTTTTATAAAGAAAGTATGTTTGAGAAAATAGGGATGGATAGGAGTAACTATTATATTAAGCCTATGAATTGTCCGTTTCATATTGCGATTTATAATTCTGGAAAGCATTCTTATAGAGATTTACCGTTTAGGTGGGCTGAACTTGGTACTGTGTATCGTTATGAGAAGATAGGTGTTCTTCATGGAACTATGCGTGTTAGAGGATTTACTCAGGATGATGCTCATATTATATGTACTTATGAGCAAGTTAAGGCTGAGATTGAAGAGGTTTTAAGATTTGCACTTTATATGTGGGATAAATTTGGATTTACTAATTTGAAAGCATATCTTTCTACAAAACCAGAAAAGTCTGTAGGGGATGATGATGATTGGGAGATGTCTGTACGAGTTTTAGAGGAAGCTTTAAGCGATCTTAATATTTCTTATGATATTGATGAGGGAGGCGGAGCTTTTTATGGGCCTAAGATTGATCTTAAAATAATTGATTCTCTGCATCGAGAGTGGCAAATGAGTACAATTCAGTTTGATTTTAATCTTCCTGAAAGA
The sequence above is drawn from the Candidatus Borreliella tachyglossi genome and encodes:
- the rodA gene encoding rod shape-determining protein RodA, which codes for MAVFRKNYDCLTLFSLAMISCVGVLLIYSSDYTSSGSLIKVEYIKQSIWILVGFFLIFIIGRYNLKILYGITYPLYFLLVASLIFTALFGVTVNGARSWIGIWKLGGQPSEFGKIISILALARFYSSRRDSNDLFVFIFAFILISPVILLVFLQPDFGTAVVYLIVFIFISFFAGIDLYYILYFTLTGFFSFFFVVLPVWYEYKSDMGNILYLIFSNNFYFQIALLVLILVFLSSTVGFFVSKYNLSIRLAYFYIFFVSSILLSSAFLSKLLLKVMKPYQVKRFLVFLDPNIDLKGAGWNLNQVKIAIGSGGVFGKGFLKGPYTHANYVPSQSTDFIFSILAEEFGFIGVSTVLILFFFIFFRILIIMNKSKDRYLSLILSGILGLLFFHTSFNIGMSLGLLPITGIPLPFLSYGGSSTITFFVAMALYFNIESIVTMD
- the thrS gene encoding threonine--tRNA ligase — translated: MSEELDKDGILYRKRHSVAHVMAEAVLELFPNTKIAIGPPIKDGFYYDFDFEKHITEDDLLSIEKKMKEILKTGSSFIREMVTKEHALTLFKNEPYKIDLIKDLIEGEISIYKSHNFVDLCKGPHIDNMRKIDPKAFKLTSIAGAYWRGDEKNKMLTRIYGTLWNNEKELKEYLNLREEIKKRDHRKLGRELDLFSVHEEIGPGLIFFHPNGARIRALIEDFWREEHFKNGYDILFTPHIGKSWLWETSGHLDFYKESMFEKIGMDRSNYYIKPMNCPFHIAIYNSGKHSYRDLPFRWAELGTVYRYEKIGVLHGTMRVRGFTQDDAHIICTYEQVKAEIEEVLRFALYMWDKFGFTNLKAYLSTKPEKSVGDDDDWEMSVRVLEEALSDLNISYDIDEGGGAFYGPKIDLKIIDSLHREWQMSTIQFDFNLPERFKMTYTAEDGKEKRPFMIHRALLGSIERFFGILVEHYGGAFPVWLAPLQVVIIPVNNIVEKYTLEILSRFKDEGIRIKLDSDSNTRMNAKIREYQVKKIPYMFIIGEKEMVEGKISIRTRTNEQINGLELKEALEFVKLKLNNKEIL